The following proteins are co-located in the Oenanthe melanoleuca isolate GR-GAL-2019-014 chromosome 4, OMel1.0, whole genome shotgun sequence genome:
- the ASB5 gene encoding ankyrin repeat and SOCS box protein 5 isoform X3 — MSRIYNCNWLEVPWGDGDLGSWADRSPLHEAASQGRLLSLKTLLSQGYNVDTLTIDQVTPLHEACLGDHVGCARILLESGANVNATTIDGVTPLFNACSRGSAACTELLLQYGAKAQWESCLPSPTHEAASKGHSECLEVLISWGIDVDQDLPHLGTPLYVACASQQIHCIRKLLYAGANVQKGKHLQTPLHAAAQHSSTEIVNLLLEFGADINAKNSDVKRPVDLAAQSSLVEGLLLFHETRPSSLCQLCRLCIRNYLGRARLHLVPQLQLPTMLKNFLQYR, encoded by the exons ATGAGTAGGATTTATAATTGCAATTGGCTGGAAGTGCCATGGGGAGATGGAGATTTAG GGTCTTGGGCAGATCGCTCACCTCTGCATGAGGCAGCCAGTCAAGGACGTCTTCTTTCTCTGAAGACTTTATTGTCACAG GGGTACAATGTAGACACACTAACAATTGACCAGGTAACCCCACTCCATGAAGCCTGCCTGGGAGATCATGTAGGATGTGCAAGAATCCTCCTCGAATCAGGAGCAAAT GTAAATGCTACAACAATTGATGGAGTGACACCTTTATTTAATGCCTGTTCAAGAGGCAGTGCAGCATGCACTGAGCTCCTGTTACAGTATGGTGCCAAAGCTCAGTGGGAGTCCTGTCTGCCATCACCAACACATGAAGCAGCCAGCAAAG GTCACAGTGAATGCCTGGAGGTTCTGATATCCTGGGGTATAGATGTTGACCAGGATCTTCCTCATTTAGGAACACCTCTGTATGTAGCTTGTGCTTCACAGCAGATCCACTGTATTCGAAAGCTTCTTTATGCAG GTGCCAACGTgcagaaaggaaagcatttgCAAACTCCACTccatgctgctgcccagcatTCTAGTACAGAGATTGTAAATTTACTCCTTGAATTTGGAGCAGACATAAATGCCAAAAATTCAGATGTTAAGAGGCCTGTTGATTTAGCTGCCCAAAGCAGTTTAGTAGAGGGACTGCTACTCTTCCATGAAA CCAGACCATCTTCTCTTTGTCAGCTCTGCCGACTATGTATCCGAAATTACTTAGGAAGAGCTAGACTGCATCTTGTTCCACAGCTCCAGTTGCCAACAATGCTTAAAAATTTCTTGCAGTACAGATAA